A stretch of Schistocerca cancellata isolate TAMUIC-IGC-003103 chromosome 3, iqSchCanc2.1, whole genome shotgun sequence DNA encodes these proteins:
- the LOC126175824 gene encoding 28S ribosomal protein S18c, mitochondrial — MCSPWRGWKRLLDMYKIQTVPSRCYFESTYDAPDELVAARQKDMPDSNMENPYKRDKTLCVLCKYNITPNYKNVKLLSQFISPYTGRVYGRHITRLCSNQQAKVEAEIKKARDAGMMAYYLKEVEFLKDPKLFNPEQPVRPHRF, encoded by the exons ATGTGTTCACCGTGGCGTG GGTGGAAACGGTTGTTAGATATGTATAAAATACAAACGGTACCATCAAGATGCTACTTCGAAAGCACCTACGACGCACCTGATGAACTGGTAGCTGCAAGACAAAAGGACATG CCGGATTCGAATATGGAGAACCCTTACAAACGTGACAAAACGCTGTGCGTTTTGTGCAAATATAACATTACACCCAATTACAAGAATGTGAAATTGTTGTCCCAGTTTATATCACCATACACAGGACGTGTTTATGGCAGACACATCACGCGACTCTGCTCAAACCAACAAGCGAAAGTAGAagcagaaataaagaaagcccGAGATGCAG GTATGATGGCGTACTACTTGAAAGAAGTGGAATTCCTTAAGGACCCAAAATTGTTCAATCCAGAACAGCCTGTGCGTCCCCACAGATTCTAG